From one Amphiura filiformis chromosome 13, Afil_fr2py, whole genome shotgun sequence genomic stretch:
- the LOC140167403 gene encoding uncharacterized protein, which translates to MPRLHIRTHTNERHFQCEICQNTFARKCTLINHIRTHTNEKPFQCLICQKTFAQQGSLTKHTRTHTKEKPYQCKYCEKCFAHSSTCKEHIRTHTKEHPFQCEICGKTFAWKSNLVRHTRFHTNENPFQCEICQETFALKTALIVHITIHTKEKPFQCQYCQKTFAYKGTLKSHIRIHTKEKPYQCEYCQKCFTDNSGRKRHIRTHTKEKPFHCEICQNSFTQNSALISHMRTHTKEKPYQCEICQRCFSHNTSHKKHLKTHTTEMHQCK; encoded by the coding sequence ATGCCTCGcctacacatcagaactcacacaaacgAAAGGCACTTTCAGTGTGAGATTTGTCAAAATACATTTGCTCGGAAATGTACCCTTATaaaccacatcagaactcatacaaaTGAAAAGCCATTTCAGTGTTTGATTTGTCAGAAAACTTTTGCACAGCAGGGCAGTCTTACAAAACATACAAGAACTCACACAAAGGAAAAACCCTACCAGTGTAAGTATTGTGAGAAATGCTTTGCACACAGCAGCACTTGTaaagaacacatcagaactcacacgaaAGAACATCCCTTTCAATGTGAGATTTGTGGGAAAACCTTTGCATGGAAAAGTAATCTCGTACGCCACACCAGATTTCACACCAACGAAAATCCCTTCCAGTGTGAGATCTGTCAAGAAACTTTTGCCCTGAAAACTGCTCTTATAGTCCATATCacgattcacaccaaagaaaaaccctttCAATGCCagtattgtcagaaaacatttgcATACAAGGGCACTCTTAAAagccacatcagaattcacaccaaagagaaaccctatcagtgtgaatattgtcagaaatgctttacagaCAATAGTGGTCGTAAACGCCACAttagaactcacacaaaagaaaagCCCTTCCATTGTGAGATTTGTCAAAACTCGTTTACACAGAACAGTGCTCTTATAAGCCACatgagaactcacaccaaagaaaaaccatatcagtgtgagattTGTCAAAGATGCTTTTCACACAATACTTCTCATAAGAAACACCTCAAAACTCACACAACAGAAATGCATCAGTGCAAGTAG